In Bacteroidota bacterium, a genomic segment contains:
- a CDS encoding response regulator, whose product MKFLVVDDEKDVELLFTQKFRKEIRSGELELVFAFSGQEALAIIGSAEPPDVVYVFSDINMPGMTGIELLNIIKEKYPNIHVSMISAYGDAENQKKAIESGAKEFFTKPIDFDTLRQEIQSLLKKHSS is encoded by the coding sequence ATGAAATTTCTTGTGGTAGATGACGAAAAAGACGTCGAACTCCTCTTCACGCAGAAGTTCCGGAAGGAAATACGCAGCGGCGAACTGGAGTTGGTGTTTGCTTTCTCCGGACAAGAAGCATTGGCAATCATCGGGAGTGCCGAGCCGCCTGACGTGGTGTATGTCTTCTCGGACATCAACATGCCGGGGATGACGGGCATCGAGCTTCTCAACATCATCAAAGAGAAATACCCGAACATTCACGTGAGTATGATCTCGGCGTACGGCGATGCGGAGAACCAGAAGAAAGCGATCGAGTCGGGGGCAAAGGAGTTCTTCACCAAACCGATTGACTTTGATACATTGAGACAAGAAATCCAGTCGCTTCTCAAGAAACATTCAAGCTGA